The Pseudomonas moraviensis genome contains the following window.
GCACCAGCTTCACGAACTCGGCTTCCAGCGGGGCCAGAGGCTTGTTCGGGGCCTTGTTGACGTAAACGTAGAGGAAGCGCGACAGCGGATACTTGCCGTTCAGGGCGTTTTCTTCGGTGTCTTCGATGAACTCGGAGCTGCCTTTCTTGGCCAGAGGTACGGTTTTCACGCTGGCGGTCTTGTAACCGATGCCCGAGTAACCGATGCCGTTGAGCGAGGAGCTGATCGACTGCACTACCGACGCCGAACCTGGTTGCTCGTTGACGTTAGGCTTGTAGTCGCCTTTGCACAGGGCTTCTTCCTTGAAGTAGCCGTAGGTGCCGGATACCGAGTTGCGGCCGAACAATTGCACTGGCTTGTTGGCCAGGTCGCCGGTCACGCCCAGATCGCCCCAGGTTTTCACGTCGGCCTTGGCGCCGCACAGGCGGGTCGACGAGAAGATCGCATCAACCTGTTCCATGGTCAGGTGCTGGATCGGGTTGTCCTTGTGCACGAACACCGCCAGGGCGTCCACGGCAACCGGGATAGCAGTGGGCTTGTAGCCGTACTTCTGCTCGAAGGCCGCCAGTTCGGTGTCCTTCATCTTGCGGCTCATCGGGCCCAGGTTAGAGGTGCCTTCGGTCAGCGCAGGTGGTGCAGTGGCCGAGCCTGCTGCCTGAATCTGGATGTTGACGTTCGGGTATTCTTTTTTGTAGTTCTCGGCCCAGAGGGTCATGAGGTTGGCCAGGGTATCGGAACCGACGCTGGACAGGTTGCCCGACACACCAGTGGTCTTGGTGTAGCTCGGGATAGCAGGGTCAACAGCGGCGAACGCGTTGGCAGTCGCAACGCCAGCAGCGACAAAAGTCATTGCCGCCATCAAACGCTTCAGTTTCATGCCTTACTCCTAGCAGATAGGGTGTGTTAAGTCGGGGCCAAGTATCGGCAGGCCATGTGAACACTCTATGGCTGAAATATGACAATTGGATGAAAGGCCAGCATCGGTTATTGCTAAGTGATTTGTGGCGCCTCATTCGCGAGCAGGCTCGCTCCCACAATTGAAATGCATTCCAACTGTGGGAGCGAGCCTGCTCGCGAAGACGTCGGAATTGCTGGAGGATATCTCGGGTCAGCGACCCTTCTTCCACAGCCACGCTCCCACCACCATCCCCATCCCGCACAACACCGCTACGTAGTAAGCCGGCCCCATCGCGCTTTCCTTCAACAGCAAGCTCACCACCATCGGCGTCAAGCCACCGAAAATTGCGTAAGCGACGTTGTACGAAAACGACAACCCGCTGAATCGCACCACCGGAGGGAACGCCTTGACCATCACGTACGGCACCGCGCCAATCGTGCCGACCAGCAGACCGGTCAATGCGTACAGCGGGAACAGCCAGTTCGGGTGGTCGGCGAGGCTGTGGTAGAAGGTCCAGGAGCTGATCAGCAGGCCCAGGCAACCGAACACGAATACGCGACCGGCGCCGAAGCGATCAGCCAGTGCGCCGGCGCCGATGCAGCCGAGGCTGAGGAAGACGATCGCCAGACTGTTGGCTTGCAGCGCGGTGGTTGGCGAGAAGTGGTAGACCGTTTGCAGCACGGTCGGGGTCATCAGAATCACCACGACGACGCCTGCCGACAGCAACCAGGTCAGCAGCATCGAGATGGCGATGGCGCCGCGGTGGTCACGCAGTACCGCGCGCAGCGGCACTTCTTCGGCCAGTGCCTTACGCAGTTGCAGTTCGGCGAATACCGGGGTTTCGTGCAGCCAGCGGCGCAGATACACCGAGAACAGGCCGAACACGCCGCCAAGCAGGAACGGAATTCGCCAGGCGTAATCCGACACTTCAACGGGCGTATAAATGCTGTTGATCGCCGTGGCGACCAGCGAGCCAAGGAGGATGCCGGCAGTCAGACCGCTGGTGA
Protein-coding sequences here:
- a CDS encoding phosphate ABC transporter substrate-binding protein PstS — encoded protein: MKLKRLMAAMTFVAAGVATANAFAAVDPAIPSYTKTTGVSGNLSSVGSDTLANLMTLWAENYKKEYPNVNIQIQAAGSATAPPALTEGTSNLGPMSRKMKDTELAAFEQKYGYKPTAIPVAVDALAVFVHKDNPIQHLTMEQVDAIFSSTRLCGAKADVKTWGDLGVTGDLANKPVQLFGRNSVSGTYGYFKEEALCKGDYKPNVNEQPGSASVVQSISSSLNGIGYSGIGYKTASVKTVPLAKKGSSEFIEDTEENALNGKYPLSRFLYVYVNKAPNKPLAPLEAEFVKLVLSKQGQEVVVKDGYIPLPAKVAAKALADLGLQEGGAVAKK
- a CDS encoding MFS transporter: MTTAPSSLAQPEQPARPLTRNDYKTLSLSALGGALEFYDFIIFVFFATVVGKLFFPADMPEWLRLMQTFGIFAAGYLARPLGGIVMAHFGDLLGRKKMFTLSIFMMAVPTLIMGLLPTYAQIGIWAPILLLLMRVIQGAAIGGEVPGAWVFVSEHVPQKHIGYACGTLTSGLTAGILLGSLVATAINSIYTPVEVSDYAWRIPFLLGGVFGLFSVYLRRWLHETPVFAELQLRKALAEEVPLRAVLRDHRGAIAISMLLTWLLSAGVVVVILMTPTVLQTVYHFSPTTALQANSLAIVFLSLGCIGAGALADRFGAGRVFVFGCLGLLISSWTFYHSLADHPNWLFPLYALTGLLVGTIGAVPYVMVKAFPPVVRFSGLSFSYNVAYAIFGGLTPMVVSLLLKESAMGPAYYVAVLCGMGMVVGAWLWKKGR